From Aptenodytes patagonicus chromosome 1, bAptPat1.pri.cur, whole genome shotgun sequence, one genomic window encodes:
- the SPX gene encoding LOW QUALITY PROTEIN: spexin (The sequence of the model RefSeq protein was modified relative to this genomic sequence to represent the inferred CDS: substituted 1 base at 1 genomic stop codon) has protein sequence MASPLHLLVVXTLSFKGLRKLTASAMALFLAASFISFSWSTPQAHFQRRNWTPQAMLYLKGAQGRRFISDESQRKDLYDRMQLETRSQNTNPLSLSEAAALFHSSLRKAQEEVEEENSDHPGYLTDNLSNW, from the exons aTGGCAAGTCCCCTACATTTGCTTGTTGTCTAAACTCTATCATTCAAG GGACTGCGTAAACTGACAGCATCTGCAATGGCACTGTTCTTGGCAGCGTCCTTCATATCTTTCTCCTGGAGCACACCTCAG GCTCATTTCCAAAGGAGAAACTGGACTCCTCAGGCTATGCTCTATTTGAAGGGTGCAC AGGGACGTCGATTCATCTCAGATGAGAGCCAGCGAAAGGATCTGTATGACAGAATGCAGCTTG AAACACGCAGCCAAAACACAAATCCTTTATCTCTTTCTGAAGCTGCAGCACTGTTCCATAGTTCCTTACGGAAAGCACAAGAAGAAG TTGAAGAAGAAAACAGTGATCACCCTGGCTACTTGACAGATAATCTATCAAATtggtga